The following coding sequences are from one Lolium rigidum isolate FL_2022 chromosome 6, APGP_CSIRO_Lrig_0.1, whole genome shotgun sequence window:
- the LOC124661672 gene encoding chitinase 1-like encodes MRGLAVMAIVAAAFAVSAHAQQCGSQAGGATCANCLCCSQYGYCGSTSAYCGAGCQSQCNGCGGTPTPTPSGGVSSIISQSLFDQMLLHRNDAACPAKGFYNYNAFIAAANSFSGFATTGSTDVRKREVAAFLAQTSHETTGGWATAPDGPYSWGYCFKQEQGATSDYCSPSSQWPCAAGKKYYGRGPIQISYNYNYGPAGQAIGSDLLGNPDLVASDATVSFKTALWFWMTPQSPKPSCHNVITGQWSPSSADQAAGRVPGYGVITNIINGGLECGKGQDNRVADRIGFYKRYCDLLGVSYGDNLDCYSQRPFA; translated from the coding sequence ATGAGAGGACTTGCGGTGATGGCCATCGTGGCCGCGGCCTTCGCCGTGTCTGCGCACGCCCAGCAGTGCGGCTCGCAGGCCGGCGGCGCGACGTGCGCCAACTGCCTCTGCTGCAGCCAGTACGGCTACTGCGGCTCCACCTCCGCCTACTGCGGCGCCGGCTGCCAGAGCCAGTGCAACGGCTGCGGCggcacgccgacgccgacgccctcCGGCGGCGTGTCCTCCATCATATCCCAGTCGCTCTTCGACCAGATGCTGCTGCACCGCAACGACGCGGCGTGCCCGGCCAAGGGATTCTACAACTACAACGCCTTCATCGCCGCCGCTAACTCCTTCTCGGGCTTCGCGACCACGGGCAGCACCGACGTCAGGAAGCGCGAGGTGGCCGCCTTCCTCGCCCAGACCTCCCACGAGACCACCGGCGGGTGGGCCACGGCGCCCGACGGCCCCTACTCGTGGGGCTACTGCTTCAAGCAGGAGCAAGGCGCCACCTCCGACTACTGCTCGCCGAGCTCTCAGTGGCCGTGCGCGGCAGGGAAGAAGTACTACGGCCGCGGGCCCATCCAGATCTCCTACAACTACAACTACGGGCCGGCGGGGCAGGCCATCGGCAGCGACCTACTCGGCAACCCGGACCTTGTCGCCTCCGACGCCACCGTTTCGTTCAAGACGGCGCTGTGGTTCTGGATGACGCCGCAGTCGCCCAAGCCGTCCTGCCACAACGTGATCACGGGCCAGTGGAGCCCCTCCAGCGCGGACCAGGCGGCCGGGAGGGTGCCCGGGTACGGCGTGATCACCAACATCATCAACGGCGGGCTCGAGTGCGGCAAGGGGCAGGACAACCGCGTCGCCGACAGGATCGGCTTCTACAAGCGCTACTGCGACCTCCTCGGCGTCAGCTACGGAGACAACCTCGACTGCTACAGCCAGAGGCCGTTCGCGTAA